From the Fusarium musae strain F31 chromosome 11, whole genome shotgun sequence genome, one window contains:
- a CDS encoding hypothetical protein (MEROPS:MER0011122): protein MHLQSALTLGLLANSVLAAGFDCGTLGSSNGLKAVSKNLANEHLEIRGQHKNVEVKTYVHILAASKKEEDNYLKQATVKGQIDLLNEKFKPWNFSFKLMNTTRTVNYGWAYPISPGRSEAEEELRAALRQGTYKDLNLFFIASMPPGGKCELPVPNPTKDDILFDGCIMRPDNPGEVPPKFSYVTVHEVGHWLGLEHTFENGCEEPGDYVDDTPYEAGPPEYGVCPPPDLNSCPDKPGFDPTDNFMDYVEP from the exons ATGCATCTTCAATCTGCTCTTACTCTGGGCCTTTTGGCCAACTCTGTGTTAGCAGCTGGCTTTGACTGCGGTACTTTGGGATCTAGCAATGGCTTAAAGGCTGTTTCGAAGAACCTAGCAAATGAGCATCTCGAAATCCGAGGACAGCATAAGAATGTAGAAGTCAAGACCTACGTCCACATCCTCGCAGCgagcaagaaggaggaggacaaTTACCTTAAA CAAGCTACGGTCAAGGGCCAGATAGACCTTCTCAATGAGAAGTTCAAGCCCTGGAATTTCTCGTTCAAGTTGATGAACACGACCCGAACCGTCAATTACGGCTGGGCCTATCCCATCAGTCCAGGAAGAAGTGAAGCCGAAGAGGAGCTCCGAGCTGCCTTGAGGCAAGGAACCTACAAGGACCTCAATCTGTTCTTCATCGCAAGTATGCCCCCTGGCGGAAAGTGCGAGCTCCCCGTTCCCAACCCCACCAAGGACGATATCCTCTTCGATGGCTGCATCATGAGGCCCGACAACCCTGGCGAAGTCCCTCCCAAGTTCAGCTACGTAACCGTCCATGAGGTTGGACACTGGCTTGGTCTGGAGCATACATTTGAGAATGGTTGCGAAGAGCCAGGTGATTATGTTGATGATACTCCTTATGAGGCAGGGCCTCCGGAGTATGGAGTGTGTCCTCCACCTGATCTAAACAGCTGTCCCGATAAGCCTGGTTTTGATCCTACAGATAACTTCATGGACTATGTTGAACCGTGA
- a CDS encoding hypothetical protein (CAZy:GH16) has protein sequence MHIASYVSVAFTVLGLTAASPKGCVTKRSPEPKLENGHYIVDRATKFANKKVWTFNGKTLPEGLYSSDYQVGKTHVFTPSGVKVRNGYLELTVPGGQKSKPYKAAEVATEIENIKYASVRTTAILSEPAGVCNGMFFYQSDSQETDIEWLSDPKSESNYDGIRRLWFTNQDNDGDGEPSHKDVLPPANPTSTEHEYRIDWTKGLVQFYVDGVKQWSTKKDVPNVPGPWIWNNWSNGDKGWSAGPPKQNAVFKIKKIEMYYNTA, from the exons ATGCATATTGCTTCCTACGTCTCCGTTGCATTCACTGTGCTTGGCCTCACGGCTGCCTCACCTAAGGGATGCGTTACTAAACGATCTCCCGAGCCAAAGTTGGAGAATGGTCATTACATTGTCGACCGCGCGACAAAATTCGCTAATAAGAAGGTTTGGACCTTTAATGGGAAGACTCTTCCTGAGGGTCTTTACTCGAGCGACTATCAAGTTGGAAAGACCCATGTTTTTACACCGTCTGGGGTAAAAGTCCGCAATGGGTATCTTGAGTTGACCGTCCCGGGTGGACAAAAGTCTAAGCCGTACAAGGCTGCCGAGGTAGCGACTGAGATTGAGAACATCAAGTACGCTTCTGTCCGAACAACAGCTATTCTCAGCGAGCCTGCAGGTGTTTGCAACG GAATGTTCTTCTACCAATCCGACAGCCAAGAGACCGACATCGAGTGGCTCTCCGATCCCAAGTCCGAGTCCAACTACGACGGTATTCGTAGACTATGGTTCACGAACCAAGACAACGACGGCGACGGCGAACCATCTCACAAAGACGTCCTTCCTCCTGCGAATCCCACGAGTACCGAGCACGAGTACCGCATTGACTGGACCAAGGGTCTTGTTCAGTTTTACGTTGATGGTGTGAAGCAGTGGTCTACCAAGAAGGATGTTCCCAATGTGCCTGGACCTTGGATCTGGAATAATTGGTCTAATGGTGATAAGGGCTGGAGTGCTGGACCTCCGAAGCAGAATGCTGTGTTTAAGATTAAGAAGATTGAGATGTATTACAACACTGCTTAG
- a CDS encoding hypothetical protein (MEROPS:MER0034961~CAZy:CE10) produces MTLEEAHRRFKEPLPKLTAIKCSVIAYALRAFIVVANYGLSLKEKIVTPANAPSLTKTYACRPKLSLRIFFPKIHDEASGDKLPTVFTIHGGGFVMGDPRDDDHFNYTFANMHSVLVVALDYSKSPRTHFPTPTYDLEALILAALSDSSLPIDQDRVAIMGSSAGGNLALSVSLLPSMSGSGDGVRRIKTAVPMYAVVDMSVRKEYKIQTRQWKPSFGGFRAKKTDMLFPLSPVFEAAYTLPGQDHHDPLLNPIFARKEQLPPNIFFLACELDMLAGESWRMICELTGREIGDETVGREEIGPKGELILDDKRYSFETKTKEGSYRWLLIPDQIHAYDKYENLVLLHGDKELSKDAELKLVEAQKVIGKWLFDGPFA; encoded by the exons ATGACCCTCGAAGAAGCCCATCGGCGCTTCAAAGAGCCTCTCCCCAAACTAACCGCCATCAAATGCTCTGTCATAGCCTATGCGCTACGAGCTTTCATCGTCGTTGCGAATTATGGTCTTTCGCTGAAAGAAAAGATCGTGACGCCTGCTAACGCGCCGAGTCTTACCAAGACATACGCGTGTCGACCAAAGTTATCGCTACG AATATTCTTCCCCAAAAtccatgatgaagcctcTGGAGATAAACTACCTACGGTGTTTACCATCCATGGCGGCGGTTTCGTCATGGGCGATCCTCGTGATGACGACCATTTTAACTACACATTCGCCAACATGCACTCTGTTCTCGTCGTCGCGCTAGATTACTCCAAATCACCACGTACTCACTTCCCAACCCCAACATACGACCTCGAAGCCCTCATCCTGGCTGCTCTCTCCGACTCATCCCTCCCAATTGATCAAGACCGCGTTGCAATCATGGGTTCCTCAGCTGGCGGAAACCTCGCGCTGTCTGTATCCCTCCTCCCGAGCATGAGCGGCAGTGGCGATGGTGTACGTCGTATCAAGACCGCTGTGCCGATGTATGCAGTCGTCGACATGTCTGTGAGGAAAGAGTACAAGATACAAACTCGGCAGTGGAAGCCCTCTTTTGGAGGGTTTCGAGCAAAGAAGACGGATATGCTGTTTCCGCTTTCACCCGTTTTCGAAGCTGCGTACACGCTACCCGGTCAAGATCACCATGATCCATTGTTGAATCCTATTTTCGCGAGGAAAGAGCAACTACCGCCGAATATATTCTTCCTTGCGTGTGAGCTTGACATGCTAGCTGGAGAATCGTGGAGAATGATTTGTGAATTGACGGGGAGAGAGATTGGAGATGAGACTGTGGGGAGAGAAGAAATTGGGCCTAAGGGGGAGTTGATACTGGATGATAAGAGGTATTCGTTTGAGACGAAGACTAAAGAAGGGAGTTATAGATGGTTGTTGATTCCGGATCAGATTCATGCGTATGATAAGTATGAGAATCTGGTATTGCTTCATGGGGACAAAGAGCTGTCTAAGGATGCTGAGTTGAAGTTGGTGGAGGCTCAGAAGGTGATTGGGAAGTGGTTGTTTGATGGGCCGTTTGCTTGA
- a CDS encoding hypothetical protein (CAZy:GH32): MAALDSPILIQLPSKRHIYETVVYEAQYNIPSTTTHNDVLQGQDPIATAKASEIQNDNAYHRWRPRYHLMPPTGWLNDPCAPGYDTVNDVYHVGFQWNPKKPEWGDISWGSALSKDLVSWEVNGSPSIRPSKKHDGEAGVFTGCWSPVPSALGRNTAFYTSARRLPIHHTLPYNWGSEAICIATSNDAGRTWQRGNVPTVLSGPPRHLDATGWRDPYVAGWPALSRLLGDRSDQALFGIVSGGLRGISPAIFIYSLEQHDLTAWNFLSVLTLAPTSPEEHHSQWEPDYGANWEVVNFLSLPDPDDPAISHEVLMIGVEGRKQVDVKPSGRHRHSEFRRDHGQMWVSGPLVQTSAGIQMQFRSGGALDYGAIYAVNSFHDPRSNQQVAFGWIIEEDLSAELRGAQRWAGLLSVPRVVQLSRIHHVVHALKSDLASIKSFDVVPEDKAQQKSLFPKDSPQTYTITTVCALPDPRLNKLRQRKRPMGPRTNHTLPEALGSLEFPRRCSCWELDVSFEIGKDLQSIGFMISHTKDSQLCTVVSFIPDLEKLIITRDKSTNMTDICVADEEAPHTLFSTLSPGTTAGAEPILSQEPLRLNAFFDSFSPMEGRQSLQESTRKA; encoded by the exons ATGGCAGCCCTAGATTCACCCATCCTTATTCAGCTACCATCCAAACGCCACATCTACGAGACTGTTGTTTATGAAGCTCAATACAACATACCTTCGACGACAACCCATAATGATGTacttcaaggccaagatccCATTGCTACCGCCAAAGCATCGGAAATCCAGAACGACAATGCCTATCATCGCTGGAGACCGCGTTATCATCTCATGCCGCCAACGGGCTGGTTGAACGACCCTTGTGCACCAGGCTATGATACCGTCAATGATGTCTATCATGTCGGATTCCAGTGGAACCCCAAGAAGCCAGAATGGGGCGATATTTCATGGGGCAGCGCACTTTCAAAGGACCTGGTTTCCTGGGAGGTTAATGGCAGTCCGTCTATTCGACCGTCGAAGAAGcatgatggagaagctgGGGTCTTCACGGGATGTTGGAGTCCAGTACCCTCAGCACTTGGTCGGAACACTGCATTTTATACCTCAGCGCGGAGGCTTCCGATACATCATACACTTCCCTACAACTGGGGTTCTGAAGCAATTTGCATTGCCACCTCCAACGACGCCGGTCGCACTTGGCAAAGAGGCAATGTACCGACTGTTCTGAGTGGCCCTCCTCGCCATCTCGATGCTACAGGCTGGCGTGACCCTTACGTTGCCGGGTGGCCTGCTCTCAGCCGGCTACTAGGAGACAGGTCAGATCAAGCACTCTTTGGCATTGTTTCTGGTGGTCTTCGCGGCATTAGCCCTgcaatatttatttactctCTTGAACAACACGATTTAACAGCCTGGAACTTCCTCTCTGTGTTGACCTTAGCACCGACCTCCCCAGAGGAACATCATTCACAATGGGAGCCCGACTATGGTGCAAACTGGGAAGTGGTCAACTTCCTTTCGCTCCCCGACCCTGATGACCCAGCGATAAGCCATGAGGTACTTATGATTGGCGTCGAGGGGCGCAAGCAAGTTGACGTCAAGCCTTCTGGACGACATCGCCATTCGGAATTCAGAAGGGATCACGGTCAGATGTGGGTTTCAGGCCCTTTGGTGCAGACTTCAGCAGGGATACAGATGCAATTTCGTTCTGGCGGTGCTCTGGACTACGGAGCAATCTATGCTGTCAACTCCTTCCACGATCCGAGATCCAATCAGCAAGTTGCATTTGGCTGGATTATTGAGGAAGATCTCTCTGCAGAACTGAGGGGCGCACAAAGATGGGCTGGACTGTTATCGGTCCCGAGAGTCGTTCAGTTGAGCAGGATACATCACGTTGTCCATGCATTGAAGTCAGATCTGGCATCGATCAAGTCATTTGACGTGGTGCCAGAGGACAAAGCGCAGCAGAAGTCACTCTTCCCGAAAGACTCTCCTCAGACCTACACGATTACGACAGTGTGTGCTTTGCCAGACCCTAGACTCAACAAACTTCGCCAACGCAAGCGGCCCATGGGTCCCAGAACCAATCACACTTTGCCTGAGGCTCTTGGAAGCTTGGAATTTCCCCGAAGGTGCTCCTGCTGGGAGCTCGACGTATCTTTCGAGATTGGCAAGGACTTACAGAGCATTGGTTTCATGATAAGCCATACGAAAG ATTCACAACTATGTACCGTCGTCTCGTTCATTCCTGACTTAGAAAAGCTCATAATCACACGAGACAAATCCACCAACATGACAGACATATGCGTGGCGGACGAAGAGGCACCGCATACCCTTTTCTCGACCTTGTCCCCCGGAACTACCGCAGGAGCTGAGCCAATTTTGTCACAAGAGCCTTTACGACTCAATGCATTCTTTGAT AGCTTTTCGCCAATGGAAGGACGGCAATCACTACAAGAGTCTACCCGGAAAGCATGA
- a CDS encoding hypothetical protein (MEROPS:MER0034728~CAZy:CE10), translating to MTVSDYTLKHPELGSIIGLARDDDVVQFRGIPFASVPGRFRQSILRAGPLPSQPFNARQPGPECPQLVLPFPSYWTAPPPSGYPALEKPIQDEFNCLNLSITAPRKTLESGQNVPVLVFIHGGAFMGGSQSIQLSGREIYDATDLVRASLAREQPIVVVTINYRVGLLGFLTSEKLAERSRAHGEAVGNYGLHDQRQALEWVSRFIGGFGGASDRITIHGTSAGGASCHYQVNFPNRKFQSAILSSGTSVGIASRPMPWHQERFDYVLSQLPSLKADDSLLESLVDLPLDQLLPASPPSLYSPLVDGEWVPEAGLKPTLEKLGKAGEPLPNLMIGATEYERDLTLMLLSDLSKPLPHPPLPEAQILPIAREVLAGSAMTPQLNSDDSPFCVSEVAQAYNLTREKSCLDSFEDLAGLMADVAFRTPPIYSAGVIKKHQIAHDHSSHVLLYEIQATNPYKNWSLGYKRANHGINDIFLFNPAEDQVPAEHLENWVSTVGQIRAAWLDFCYGKAPWAPFEWSEDVESLGGIYVFPDGGVGRLCKTLDDVDGTATATRWRALLKTSLECI from the exons ATGACAGTCTCAGACTATACCCTCAAGCACCCAGAGCTAGGCAGCATTATCGGCTTAGCTAGagacgatgatgttgttcagTTTCGCGGTATCCCATTCGCGTCTGTTCCTGGTCGCTTTCGCCAGAGCATCTTGAGAGCCGGGCCATTACCTTCGCAGCCATTCAATGCTCGCCAACCAGG TCCAGAATGTCCCCAATTAGTCCTACCCTTTCCTTCATACTGGACTGCGCCACCACCCAGTGGGTATCCCGCCCTAGAAAAGCCCATCCAAGATGAGTTCAACTGTCTGAACCTATCCATCACCGCACCACGCAAGACTCTAGAATCCGGCCAGAACGTTCCTGTACTGGTCTTTATCCATGGCGGTGCTTTCATGGGCGGAAGTCAGTCAATCCAGCTATCTGGACGCGAGATCTACGATGCTACCGATCTAGTAAGGGCAAGTCTCGCTCGGGAGCAGCCAATCGTGGTGGTCACTATCAACTACCGCGTGGGacttcttggcttcctcaCTTCGGAAAAGCTGGCTGAGAGGAGTCGTGCTCATGGTGAGGCAGTTGGCAACTACGGACTTCATGACCAACGGCAGGCACTGGAATGGGTCTCTCGATTCATCGGTGGGTTCGGAGGTGCTTCTGATCGCATCACTATTCATGGAACTAGCGCAGGCGGTGCCTCGTGTCATTACCAGGTTAACTTCCCTAATCGCAAGTTCCAGAGCGCTATTCTCTCCAGTGGAACGTCTGTCGGTATCGCATCTCGGCCTATGCCATGGCATCAGGAGCGCTTCGACTATGTGCTATCCCAACTACCAAGCCTGAAAGCGGATGATTCTCTACTTGAATCATTGGTAGATCTTCCTCTGGACCAGCTCTTGCCAGCATCGCCGCCATCACTCTACAGCCCACTCGTTGACGGTGAGTGGGTTCCCGAGGCGGGTCTCAAACCGACACTGGAAAAGTTGGGCAAGGCTGGTGAGCCCTTACCGAATTTGATGATCGGTGCAACAGAATATGAGCGAGATCTCACGTTGATGCTATTGTCTGATCTGTCGAAGCCTCTGCCGCATCCCCCTCTACCAGAGGCACAGATACTCCCTATTGCGCGGGAAGTGCTTGCGGGTAGCGCCATGACGCCTCAGTTGAACTCTGACGACAGTCCCTTCTGTGTTTCTGAAGTTGCCCAAGCGTATAACCTGACTCGAGAAAAGTCTTGCTTAGACTCATTCGAGGACCTAGCAGGCCTAATGGCGGACGTGGCATTCCGGACTCCGCCAATTTACTCGGCAGGAGTCATCAAGAAGCACCAGATTGCGCACGATCATTCGTCACACGTGCTTCTCTACGAGATTCAAGCTACGAACCCGTATAAGAATTGGTCACTTGGCTACAAGAGAGCCAACCATGGAATTAATgacatcttcctcttcaacccaGCAGAAGACCAGGTCCCAGCTGAACACCTTGAGAACTGGGTGTCTACCGTGGGCCAGATCCGCGCTGCGTGGCTTGACTTTTGTTATGGAAAAGCGCCTTGGGCTCCGTTCGAGTGGTCGGAGGATGTTGAATCGCTTGGGGGTATTTACGTGTTCCCAGATGGTGGGGTGGGCAGATTGTGCAAGACGTTGGATGATGTCGATGgtacagctacagctacgCGATGGCGTGCACTTTTGAAGACTTCTCTCGAATGTATTTAG
- a CDS encoding hypothetical protein (CAZy:CE10~MEROPS:MER0031562): protein MTSNQSVKLESSVAFDAGGDTMKLDFAKLTAFLAANSTGTGVLICPGGGYSHVSIVKEGYNPAAYLNKLGIDAWVLDYTTTLNATAPIYPKPEKEVFAALKKIRHENPKIEKLGIWGFSAGGHLASTTLTNPKAGLDFGILAYPVITLEGNYTHAGSRDNLLGPNATADELHDLSAQNLVSDTTPPTFLFHTFDDQAVPVQNTLMFAEAMAAHKRKAQVLILPDGPHGLGLALDDPVRSWTNELTRFLTYSI from the exons atgaCGTCCAACCAGTCTGTTAAGCTTGAGAGTTCAGTTGCTTTTGACGCAGGCGGAGACACCATGAA GCTCGATTTCGCAAAGCTTACAGCCTTTTTGGCGGCCAATTCCACAGGCACTGGTGTACTTATCTGCCCTGGTGGTGGTTACAGTCATGTCTCTATTGTCAAGGAAGGTTACAATCCAGCTGCATACCTGAATAAGCTTGGCATCGATGCGTGGGTTCTTGATTACACCACGACACTCAATGCAACTGCACCTATCTATCCCAAGCCCGAGAAGGAAGTCTTCGCTGCTCTCAAGAAGATACGCCATGAGAACCCAAAAATAGAGAAGCTCGGTATTTGGGGCTTCTCAGCGGGCGGTCACCTTGCATCCACAACCCTCACCAACCCCAAAGCCGGTCTGGATTTCGGCATCCTCGCGTATCCTGTTATTACTTTAGAAGGCAACTATACGCATGCTGGTTCTCGTGACAATCTACTCGGGCCTAACGCGACGGCCGACGAATTGCATGATCTATCAGCTCAGAACTTGGTATCTGATACAACGCCCCCGACATTTTTGTTCCACACGTTTGACGATCAAGCTGTTCCTGTGCAAAACACTCTGATGTTTGCTGAAGCCATGGCTGCGCATAAGAGAAAGGCTCAGGTTTTGATCTTGCCCGATGGCCCGCATGGTCTTGGGTTAGCTCTTGATGATCCTGTGCGCAGTTGGACAAACGAATTAACACGATTTCTCACATATTCGATCTAG